The following is a genomic window from Clostridia bacterium.
ATTCCGCAGGAATCGCTTGCTCGGACGAGAACTACGATCTTGTTCGTGCGAAAGGTAAAGATTGCTGGGCGACAAGGCTTTTTGACGAAGCAAGTACCGCCGCGGATCGAAGAGTTAAGCGGACGGCTAGGCGGCGTTTGGCAAGGAGAAAGCAACGTATTTCGTATTTGCAAGAAGTGTTTTCGCCCTTTATTTCGGACAAGCAGTTTTTTATTCGTTTGAAAAACAGCCAACTTTTGCCGGAAGATAAAGATGAGTCTCTCGGTGGCGATAAAAATTCATTGTTTGCGGATATTGAATTTAACGATAAAGCGTTCCACAAGAAATTTCCGACGATATATCATTGGAGAAAGTATTTGCAAACTGCGGACGAAAAAGATATTCGGCTTTATTATCTTGCTTTGCATCATATCATTAAATATCGCGGACATTTCCTTTTTGAAGGGGAGGCGGGATCGGATTTCAGAGATTGTAATAGATTATTCAAAGCGTTGGAATCCGCTTTGGAAGATTTGGGATGGGAAAACAAACCCTCTTTTGATTCCGCGAAAATCGAAGACGCAAAAGGGATTTTGTTGGACGGAAAAAAGCGGCTTCGCGACAAACAGTCGGAATTGGAAAGGCTTTTCGGTATTGCGGATCCGAGCGGGAAAGAAATAATAAAAGGTATTTGCGGCGCAAAATTCGATCCGAAAAAACTTTTCCCAGATCAATATAAAGAAGAGAAGTCCTTTTCTTTGGCAGAAATGAACGAAGAAACGTTTGAAGCGCTTCAAGCGACCTACGGCGACGATTTTTTGCTTCTTGAAGCGATGAGGTCATTATATAACTATTTTGTTTTCGAAAGGCTTCTCAAAAACCAATCGGATATTTCTTCTGCGATGATTGCCGTTTATGAAAAGCACAAGAGTGATTTGAAGCGTTTGAAGGAGTTTTTAAGAAAGAATTGCGATAAAGAAACGTATAAAAAAATGTTTTCGGATAATGCGTACGATTCCGTTAAAAAAACGGGGAACTATGCGAATTACGTCGGTTTTACGAAAGAAAGGGGTAAAAAAGTCACACGTACGCACGTTCCTTACGAAGGATTTTTGGAATACTTGAAGAAGTTTTTGAACGAGCTTTCTTGCGAAGACGTTGCCGAGCGGGATGCTATTCTTTCGGAAGTCGAAGAAAAGACTTTTCTTCCGCAGATATTGCACTCGGATAACGGCTTGATTCCGAATCAAATCAATAAAGCGGAACTTGAAAAAATTGTTCGGAATATGGTTCGAAATCTTCCCGAAACCGCGGAAATGGCGGAAAAAATCAAACCGATTTTCGAGTATAGAATCCCGTATTACGTCGGGCCGCTTTCCGGAACCGATCGTTCTAATTGTTGGATGGTCAAAAAACCGGGAATGGAAGGTGAAAGAATAACTCCGTGGAATTTTGACGAAGTCGTGGATAAAGCCGCGTCTAATGAAGAGTTTATGCGTCGAATGACGAATAAGTGTACCTATTTGCACGCCGAGGACGTTTTGCCGAAAGGTTCCGTTTACTATCAAAAGTACGACGTATTGAACCAACTGAACACACTTCTCTTGAATGGGCAGCGCATTTCTTTGGAATTGAAACAGGAGGTTTTTAATAATCTTTTCCTTGTAAAAAAGAACGTCACCGTAAAATCGATCAAGGATTATCTCGTTCGAAGCGGGAGAATATCCGAATCCGAGAAATCAAACGTTCAAATATCGGGAGAGGAAGATTTTAAGGCAAGCATGTCTTCTTATCTCGCGCTGAAAAGCGTCCTCGGTGATTTTGTCGATCGCGATTATAGGAGCGGCGGTCGCGTTTGCGAAGACATTATCTTATGGCACACGCTGAATACCGACAAAAACGTCGTTATGAAACTTGTAGAGAATAAGTATGGTTCGATCCCCGAGATCCGTGAGAATATGGGAAGGATCAAAGGGCTTGTCTTTAAGGATTTCGGAAGGTTTTCCGAGCGTTTCCTGACGGGACTTCGCGTAACCGATCCCGAGAGCGGCGAGAATCTTTCGATTTTGGATCTATTATATGAAACGCAAATGAATCTGAACGAGATCCTTTTCGATGAAAGATTTGGCTTTATGGATATGATCCGCGAAGAAAACGGGGAAGAAAGCGCGGAGATCACGAAAAAAGATATCGATGAATTGTACGTTTCGCCTGCCGTTAAAAGAGGGATCCATCAGAGTTTGAAAATGGTGGACGAGTATGTCGCGGCGATCGGGAAGATTCCCGATAAGATTTTCGTGGAAGTAACGAGAGGGGAAGAGAAGGATAAAAAAGGAAAGAAAACCGAATCGAGAAAATCCAAGTTGCAAAAACTCTATAAGAATTTGGAAGGGATCGATCATCTCGTTAAAGAATTGGAAAAGATCGAAGAGAAGAAGCTCAAAAGCGAGCGTTTGTATCTCTATTTCCGCCAACTCGGAAAGTGTATGTATTCGGGGAAAGAGATCGACATCCGCGCGCTTTCGACCGATCAATATGACGTCGATCATATTCTTCCGAGATGCTATATTAAAGATGACAGTTTGGACAACAAGGTTCTCGTATTGAGAAGCAAAAATGAAGAAAAGCGCGATATTTTCCCGTTGCCGAAAGGTCTTGTTTCCGAAGAGGCTCGCAAGCATTGGGAATTGCTTCGCAAAAAAAATATGATCGGAGGAATTACATACGAGCGTTTGACGCGCGTGGAACCTTTAACGGAGGGAGAATATCAAGACTTTATCAACCGCCAAAGAACGATAACCGATCAAACGGCGAAAGCGGTGGCGGAACTGCTTAAAAGAAAATACAAAGATTCAAAAATCGTTTACAGCCGCGCGAAAAACGTTTCGGATTTCAGAAATAAATTCGGAATCCATAAATGCCGCGAGACGAATGATTTGCACCATGCGCGTGACGCGTATTTGAATATCGTCGTCGGAAACGTGTACGATGTTCGGTTTTCTACTCCGCAGTATATCCATTCCAAAGTCGGAGATGAATGGCGCGAATATAATCTTAAAAAACTCTTTGAGCGCGACGTCAAGGGCGCTTGGATCGCCGAGGGTGGAAAGACGATTACTAACGTTAAGAAAGTCGTACAAAAGACGAGTATGTGTGTTACGCGCTATGCTTTTTGCAATCACGGAAAATTTTATGATGAAACGGTATACGGAAAGGGCGATACCTGTATTCGAGAGCCGAGAAAAAAGAATTTGCCGATAGAAAAGTACGGCGGATTCAGCAGCTTGAAAACAGCGTATTTCGCAATCGTTTTATCAAAAGGCAAAAAAGGCAAGGAGATCAAAACAATCGAAGCGATCCCCGTTTTGTGGGATTATCGGGCGCAGTCGGATCCGAGCGCAATCCAAACCTATTTGGAAAGCTATTTGAAAGATCCGAATATCTTGATTCCGAAGGTCAAAATTAAACAATTGGTCAAATATAACGGAACGCTATTATGTCTTGCGGGTGTTTCTGATAATCGTTTGATTTATCATAATGCAATTGAATGCTTTACGGATAACAAAACCGATCTTTATGTAAAAGACCTCGGGAAATTCTCGGAAGCGGAAAAGACTTGGGATAAAGACGAGTATATGATTCAAGTCAATCGTTTCGGTCAAATCGCTCGAAAAATCGATAGAGAGCAAAACCTTGCGCTTTACGATTGGCTGATCAAAAAACTTGAAACAAATGAATATGGAAGAGTTTTAGCATTCAAGTTTGTAAAAACAGAGATCGTATCTCGGAGTGAAAAATTCAAGGAATTGTCACTTTTGGATCAAGCCAAAATACT
Proteins encoded in this region:
- the cas9 gene encoding type II CRISPR RNA-guided endonuclease Cas9 (Cas9, originally named Csn1, is the large, multifunctional signature protein of type II CRISPR/Cas systems. It is well known even to general audiences because its RNA-guided endonuclease activity has made it a popular tool for custom editing of eukaryotic genomes.), which gives rise to MEKLYIGLDIGTNSAGIACSDENYDLVRAKGKDCWATRLFDEASTAADRRVKRTARRRLARRKQRISYLQEVFSPFISDKQFFIRLKNSQLLPEDKDESLGGDKNSLFADIEFNDKAFHKKFPTIYHWRKYLQTADEKDIRLYYLALHHIIKYRGHFLFEGEAGSDFRDCNRLFKALESALEDLGWENKPSFDSAKIEDAKGILLDGKKRLRDKQSELERLFGIADPSGKEIIKGICGAKFDPKKLFPDQYKEEKSFSLAEMNEETFEALQATYGDDFLLLEAMRSLYNYFVFERLLKNQSDISSAMIAVYEKHKSDLKRLKEFLRKNCDKETYKKMFSDNAYDSVKKTGNYANYVGFTKERGKKVTRTHVPYEGFLEYLKKFLNELSCEDVAERDAILSEVEEKTFLPQILHSDNGLIPNQINKAELEKIVRNMVRNLPETAEMAEKIKPIFEYRIPYYVGPLSGTDRSNCWMVKKPGMEGERITPWNFDEVVDKAASNEEFMRRMTNKCTYLHAEDVLPKGSVYYQKYDVLNQLNTLLLNGQRISLELKQEVFNNLFLVKKNVTVKSIKDYLVRSGRISESEKSNVQISGEEDFKASMSSYLALKSVLGDFVDRDYRSGGRVCEDIILWHTLNTDKNVVMKLVENKYGSIPEIRENMGRIKGLVFKDFGRFSERFLTGLRVTDPESGENLSILDLLYETQMNLNEILFDERFGFMDMIREENGEESAEITKKDIDELYVSPAVKRGIHQSLKMVDEYVAAIGKIPDKIFVEVTRGEEKDKKGKKTESRKSKLQKLYKNLEGIDHLVKELEKIEEKKLKSERLYLYFRQLGKCMYSGKEIDIRALSTDQYDVDHILPRCYIKDDSLDNKVLVLRSKNEEKRDIFPLPKGLVSEEARKHWELLRKKNMIGGITYERLTRVEPLTEGEYQDFINRQRTITDQTAKAVAELLKRKYKDSKIVYSRAKNVSDFRNKFGIHKCRETNDLHHARDAYLNIVVGNVYDVRFSTPQYIHSKVGDEWREYNLKKLFERDVKGAWIAEGGKTITNVKKVVQKTSMCVTRYAFCNHGKFYDETVYGKGDTCIREPRKKNLPIEKYGGFSSLKTAYFAIVLSKGKKGKEIKTIEAIPVLWDYRAQSDPSAIQTYLESYLKDPNILIPKVKIKQLVKYNGTLLCLAGVSDNRLIYHNAIECFTDNKTDLYVKDLGKFSEAEKTWDKDEYMIQVNRFGQIARKIDREQNLALYDWLIKKLETNEYGRVLAFKFVKTEIVSRSEKFKELSLLDQAKILLEVFKFLKCDATEANLKAVGGSSRCGTIRMNKDITDVDFRLVHQSPCGLIVREEKV